A window of the Phaseolus vulgaris cultivar G19833 chromosome 5, P. vulgaris v2.0, whole genome shotgun sequence genome harbors these coding sequences:
- the LOC137834557 gene encoding uncharacterized protein, with protein MGFYGTGMLLHGILSINGKIFSGSSESAESKKRESMTSNEILKKMRRYGISGILSYGLLNTAYYLTTFLFVWFYIAPAPTKMGYAAAVQRFLKVMAMVWAGSQVTKLLRAGGL; from the exons ATGGGATTTTATGGTACTGGAATG CTCTTACATGGAATTTTAAGTATCAATGGCAAGATATTTTCAGGTTCATCAGAAAGCGCAGAGAGTAAGAAGAGAGAGTCAATGACAAGCAATGA GATCCTGAAGAAAATGAGGAGATATGGAATTTCTGGAATCCTTTCCTATGGACTACTGAACACTGCATATTATCTCACAACATTTCTTTTTGTGTG GTTTTACATTGCTCCAGCACCTACAAAGATGGGATATGCTGCAGCTGTACAAAG ATTTCTCAAAGTGATGGCCATGGTGTGGGCTGGTAGTCAAGTCACTAAACTTCTAAGAGCTGGAGG ATTGTAA